A stretch of the Vicinamibacteria bacterium genome encodes the following:
- the tsaD gene encoding tRNA (adenosine(37)-N6)-threonylcarbamoyltransferase complex transferase subunit TsaD, with translation MGGPLRILAIETSCDETAAAVVEDGRHILSSIVSSQTAVHAPYGGVVPELASRHHIENICPVIAAAMAASGLTYAALDAVAVTQGPGLVGSLLVGVQAAKGIAYAQGKPLVPVHHIAGHIQAPFLAHGDIPLPALALVVSGGHTSLFEVPAEGTYRLLGRTRDDAAGEAFDKVAKLLGLGYPGGPVIDRLAQGANDRAVEFTVARMTDGKPDFSFSGIKTAVLYHVRREGIPPVADPGRVPASIRDLVASFQRAVVTALLKGLERAVEAHRPRSLLLTG, from the coding sequence GTGGGCGGTCCCCTGCGCATCCTTGCCATAGAGACCTCCTGCGACGAGACGGCGGCGGCGGTGGTGGAAGACGGCCGGCACATCCTCTCCAGCATCGTCTCCTCCCAAACCGCGGTCCACGCCCCCTATGGGGGGGTAGTCCCCGAGCTGGCTTCCCGCCACCACATCGAGAACATCTGTCCCGTCATCGCCGCAGCCATGGCCGCCTCCGGCCTCACCTACGCGGCCCTGGACGCGGTGGCGGTCACGCAGGGCCCGGGGCTCGTGGGGTCACTGCTGGTCGGAGTGCAGGCCGCGAAGGGCATCGCGTATGCGCAGGGCAAGCCCCTGGTGCCGGTGCACCATATCGCCGGCCACATCCAGGCCCCCTTCCTCGCCCACGGCGACATCCCCCTGCCCGCCCTGGCCCTGGTCGTCTCCGGCGGGCACACCAGCCTCTTCGAGGTGCCTGCGGAGGGCACCTACCGTTTGCTCGGCCGGACCCGCGACGACGCCGCGGGCGAGGCCTTCGACAAGGTGGCGAAGCTGCTCGGCCTCGGCTACCCCGGGGGGCCCGTCATCGACCGGCTCGCCCAAGGGGCCAACGACCGGGCGGTCGAGTTCACGGTGGCCCGGATGACGGACGGCAAGCCCGATTTCTCCTTCAGCGGAATCAAGACCGCTGTCCTTTACCACGTGCGCCGGGAGGGAATCCCCCCCGTGGCCGATCCCGGGCGCGTGCCGGCCTCGATCCGCGACCTCGTGGCCTCCTTCCAGCGCGCGGTGGTTACCGCCCTCCTCAAGGGCCTGGAGCGGGCGGTGGAAGCCCACCGGCCGCGCAGCCTCCTTCTCACGGGG